A window from Kovacikia minuta CCNUW1 encodes these proteins:
- a CDS encoding caspase family protein encodes MGLNRREFLQQTGLALAVLGAGNLGLSPIGQRYYQALAAPTSRKLALLVGINQYRSGGLNGCVTDVNLQRELLVYRFGFQPQDILTLTDQQATREAIETAFVSHLIEQAKSEDVVVFHFSGYGGRVTVAGADNRVQNSLVPVDDGGTEGDVPVVNDLLERTLLILLRSLRTDKVTTILDTSYTYPGKPLQGNLRIRARPVQGLAQASDAALRLPTNLLNQDTSNSPRPPLSASSPPPFPGVLLTATGPDQLATEARWGGLSAGLFTYALTRQIWEATSATTLRVVLGRSKELVEQLASQEQQPQLGGQKSKEASLAPYHLSPVPLMGADGVLVGVEENGKTAQVWLGGVPANLLAQIGANSLLSVMPSIKDSSATPVARYLQILSRDGLTARAKLYEASSTPDSVGTVPSLQVGQFVRERVRVLPRNIGLTVALDSNLERIERVDAVSAFTAVPRVSSAIAGEQAADYLFSKIPTPQPTQVASAANLTGIGAVPAATQSSYGLFSLGQDAIPNTAGEGGEAIKVAVRRLVPRLQTLLAAKLLNLTVNEKSSLVAVRATLERLDPKPQPLQCRETVPTQSVKRNLAVPSAAIADDTGLLSLPVNSRIQYRLENQSSQLLYFVLLGLDSGGNLIALYTPFPPSVNAAEVTQNPSTQTRPNQEQASGTIAPGEILTLPATSPSFQWVLHGPDGIAETYLISSRAPFTQTLAALGTASRPTDDAPAFHVPANPLEVAQAVLQDLHQAGNVALQANGAPTDAFMLDMSAWASLRFIYQVVG; translated from the coding sequence ATGGGCTTGAATCGGCGAGAATTTCTACAGCAAACGGGGTTGGCGCTGGCGGTGTTGGGTGCTGGTAATTTGGGGTTATCCCCCATTGGGCAACGGTACTACCAGGCTCTAGCTGCCCCCACTTCTCGGAAACTGGCACTCCTGGTTGGGATTAACCAGTATCGCAGTGGCGGGCTGAATGGATGTGTAACGGACGTTAACCTCCAGCGAGAGTTATTGGTTTACCGTTTTGGGTTTCAGCCGCAGGATATTTTGACCCTGACCGACCAGCAGGCAACCCGTGAGGCGATCGAAACCGCATTTGTCAGCCACCTGATTGAGCAGGCGAAATCAGAAGATGTGGTTGTTTTTCACTTCAGCGGATACGGCGGTAGGGTGACGGTTGCTGGTGCTGACAATCGTGTTCAAAATAGTCTGGTGCCTGTAGATGATGGGGGCACCGAGGGAGACGTTCCTGTAGTCAACGACCTGCTGGAACGGACGCTTTTGATATTGTTGCGATCGCTCCGTACCGATAAAGTCACCACCATTCTGGACACCAGCTACACCTATCCCGGCAAACCCCTCCAGGGCAATTTGCGGATTCGTGCCCGTCCGGTTCAAGGGTTGGCTCAAGCCAGCGACGCAGCCCTAAGGCTCCCAACAAACCTTCTGAACCAGGACACCTCGAATTCTCCGCGTCCCCCCCTCTCCGCGTCCTCCCCTCCCCCTTTTCCTGGTGTTCTCCTAACGGCAACCGGCCCAGACCAACTGGCAACCGAGGCTCGTTGGGGTGGGCTAAGTGCAGGATTGTTTACCTATGCCCTCACGCGCCAGATCTGGGAGGCAACCTCTGCCACCACCTTGCGGGTTGTTTTGGGGCGATCGAAGGAGCTAGTCGAACAACTGGCAAGCCAGGAACAACAACCTCAATTGGGTGGGCAAAAAAGTAAGGAGGCGTCATTGGCTCCCTATCATCTTTCGCCCGTGCCCCTGATGGGGGCAGATGGGGTGCTGGTTGGCGTTGAGGAAAATGGCAAAACGGCACAGGTCTGGTTGGGGGGAGTGCCTGCCAATCTTCTGGCACAGATTGGGGCAAACTCTTTGCTGTCGGTGATGCCCAGTATCAAGGATAGTAGCGCGACTCCGGTTGCCCGTTACTTACAGATCCTTTCCCGTGATGGATTAACCGCCAGAGCAAAACTTTATGAGGCTAGTTCCACTCCAGACTCAGTTGGAACGGTACCTTCCCTGCAAGTGGGGCAATTTGTCCGGGAGCGGGTGCGGGTGTTGCCTCGCAATATCGGCTTAACGGTTGCGCTGGACAGTAATTTAGAGCGAATTGAACGGGTTGATGCGGTGAGTGCATTTACCGCCGTTCCGCGTGTATCTTCGGCGATCGCAGGCGAACAAGCTGCCGATTACCTGTTCAGCAAAATTCCAACGCCCCAACCAACTCAGGTGGCTTCTGCTGCCAATCTGACTGGCATTGGTGCGGTTCCTGCTGCAACTCAAAGCAGCTATGGGTTGTTTTCCTTAGGGCAGGATGCCATTCCCAATACGGCTGGGGAAGGGGGAGAAGCCATCAAAGTTGCGGTGCGACGGCTGGTTCCCAGGTTGCAAACCTTGCTGGCAGCGAAGTTGCTCAATTTAACGGTAAACGAAAAATCTTCCCTGGTTGCAGTCCGGGCAACCCTGGAGCGACTTGACCCCAAACCGCAACCCCTGCAATGCCGGGAGACAGTACCGACCCAATCGGTAAAAAGAAACCTGGCTGTACCAAGTGCGGCGATCGCTGATGACACTGGATTGCTGAGTCTGCCTGTAAATAGTCGAATTCAATACCGTCTGGAAAACCAGAGTTCGCAACTGCTCTACTTTGTTTTATTGGGGTTGGATAGTGGCGGCAACCTGATTGCGCTCTACACGCCATTTCCCCCATCTGTCAATGCAGCAGAAGTCACTCAAAACCCATCTACCCAGACCAGACCCAACCAGGAGCAAGCTTCAGGAACGATCGCCCCAGGGGAAATTCTGACCCTGCCCGCCACCTCACCCTCTTTCCAGTGGGTGCTGCATGGTCCCGATGGCATTGCTGAAACCTATCTCATCAGCAGCCGTGCCCCCTTTACCCAAACTCTGGCAGCCCTGGGCACCGCATCCCGTCCCACCGATGATGCACCTGCCTTCCACGTGCCTGCCAATCCGTTGGAAGTGGCGCAGGCAGTTTTGCAAGATTTGCATCAAGCAGGTAATGTGGCGTTGCAAGCCAACGGCGCACCAACCGATGCTTTTATGTTGGATATGAGCGCCTGGGCAAGCCTCCGGTTTATTTATCAGGTGGTGGGATGA
- a CDS encoding tetratricopeptide repeat protein has translation MKRLQWLRKALVRTIGVAIFTAVLVLPFSPGIALAQSEQFPPAKPEQLKDPSPYTNSFWEKLERLREDRQLQELVEDDLEKSLTIRAQIQTEVDRAFSHTTSLLNVLLGVLTFLPVLAAVAVWFIRRSVINQITKDTKQQLQQEVEKQFEQEIAAELKQQAEAFKQEIEKLRAEFVDQLSQLKSLFLDAQKEKDQIIQELSQITPSPIRESAPPETQQKIQALTKQLELLKSNHAELSFTASDYVEQGKALYFEGRHEDAIGFYDKAIQMEPENPKAWFGRGATLARLQQLEEAVVAYDRAIQIKPDASEAWFGKGAALAKLQQLEAAIAAYDTATQLKPDFFLAWFGKARCYAQQNNPELMLESFQQALHLNPERTREVAKSDPSFDAFREQEEFRQLVAGEGKDEG, from the coding sequence ATGAAGCGGTTGCAGTGGTTACGGAAAGCCCTGGTAAGAACCATTGGGGTGGCAATATTCACGGCTGTTCTGGTTCTCCCGTTCTCGCCAGGGATCGCCCTTGCCCAATCCGAACAATTTCCTCCGGCAAAACCAGAGCAACTCAAAGATCCCTCTCCGTACACCAATTCCTTTTGGGAAAAACTAGAGCGGCTGCGGGAAGATCGGCAACTGCAAGAACTGGTTGAAGATGATTTGGAAAAAAGCCTGACCATTCGTGCCCAAATTCAGACAGAAGTAGATCGGGCATTTAGCCATACAACCAGTCTGCTGAATGTGCTGCTTGGCGTGTTGACCTTTTTGCCCGTTCTGGCAGCCGTTGCGGTCTGGTTTATTCGGCGCAGTGTGATCAACCAAATTACGAAGGACACCAAACAACAGCTTCAACAGGAAGTCGAAAAGCAATTTGAACAGGAAATTGCAGCCGAACTGAAGCAGCAAGCAGAGGCATTTAAGCAAGAGATCGAAAAACTCAGGGCTGAGTTTGTGGATCAGTTGTCGCAGCTAAAAAGCCTGTTTTTGGACGCTCAGAAGGAGAAAGATCAAATTATTCAGGAACTTTCTCAAATTACACCTTCACCGATTCGAGAATCGGCTCCGCCAGAAACTCAACAGAAGATCCAGGCACTCACCAAGCAGCTTGAATTGCTCAAGTCTAACCATGCGGAACTCTCGTTTACTGCCAGTGACTACGTTGAGCAGGGCAAAGCTCTGTACTTTGAAGGTCGGCATGAGGATGCGATCGGCTTTTATGATAAGGCAATCCAGATGGAACCAGAGAATCCCAAAGCCTGGTTTGGGCGGGGAGCTACCCTGGCTAGATTGCAACAGTTAGAAGAAGCAGTTGTTGCCTATGACAGAGCCATTCAAATTAAGCCGGATGCGTCGGAAGCCTGGTTTGGCAAAGGAGCCGCCCTGGCAAAACTGCAACAACTAGAGGCAGCGATCGCTGCCTACGACACTGCCACCCAACTCAAACCCGACTTCTTCCTGGCATGGTTTGGTAAAGCCCGCTGTTATGCCCAGCAAAACAACCCGGAATTGATGCTAGAAAGCTTTCAACAGGCGCTCCATTTGAATCCTGAAAGAACCAGAGAAGTTGCAAAGTCTGACCCTTCCTTTGACGCGTTTCGGGAACAGGAGGAGTTTAGGCAGCTGGTCGCGGGGGAGGGAAAGGATGAGGGATGA
- a CDS encoding ABC transporter ATP-binding protein — MAKFQDIIRYFRRYWRVSVFSIVMMSAFEITDLFVPYAIGQILNVLSNQPLDKPLQQLVANIATVTGQPQSSNLSLIVLLVLVCLVSVGRAPLQPWLGPWFNWDTAFRARRDHAQKALEKVLTLPLEFYDENNPGRIAARVAKGLSNHTWTYPEVTGQLLPKLFRVVGIFVVIWLIEWRIALLLLISFIFILSFSLAGLKKLADQEKRLDKYMEDTESRNSEIITNIKTVKAFATEAQELKRQRQRIDREFKVLDYRIHKGYVILGTYERTIVQTCVFLVLVFTLLAAVQRKISLGHFITVLTVSSMAYAEVEPISQLAEVFARRYAAMIRFHEFMRLPSGKDAGSLIRYGDGTLPYQFTGKVEFSHLSFGYDTDRPVLQDINLLIEPYQTVALVGRSGSGKSTLVKLLFRYFEPDEGAILMDGQDIRQLDITGYRKRLAIVHQEVDIFNGTLLDNLTYGNPSATFEQVKEACRIAQADDFIRQMPNGYATVVGERGVRLSGGQRQRIGIARALIMEPDVLIFDEATSSLDYESERSIQLAMRSILGTRTLIIIAHRLSTIREADKIVVLEKGHIVEVGSHEQLLNHGGIYQRLHSLQETGELLA, encoded by the coding sequence ATGGCGAAATTTCAAGACATCATCCGCTATTTTCGAAGGTATTGGCGGGTCTCTGTCTTTAGCATTGTGATGATGAGTGCTTTTGAGATTACCGATCTTTTCGTACCTTATGCGATCGGACAAATCCTGAATGTACTGTCCAACCAACCGCTGGACAAACCGCTTCAGCAGTTGGTTGCCAACATCGCAACTGTTACTGGTCAGCCGCAGAGTTCTAACCTGTCCCTGATTGTCTTACTGGTTCTTGTTTGTCTGGTTTCGGTAGGGCGGGCACCCCTCCAACCCTGGTTGGGTCCCTGGTTCAACTGGGACACAGCCTTTCGTGCCCGTCGTGATCATGCCCAGAAAGCGTTGGAAAAAGTTCTGACCCTGCCCCTGGAATTTTACGACGAGAATAACCCAGGACGGATTGCAGCACGGGTCGCTAAGGGATTGTCGAACCATACCTGGACCTACCCGGAGGTGACGGGTCAACTGCTTCCGAAGCTATTTCGGGTGGTGGGTATTTTTGTCGTCATCTGGCTGATCGAATGGCGGATTGCCCTGCTGCTGCTGATCTCGTTCATTTTCATCCTGAGTTTCAGTTTAGCCGGGCTGAAAAAACTGGCAGACCAGGAAAAAAGACTGGACAAGTATATGGAGGACACGGAAAGCCGCAATTCAGAGATCATTACAAACATCAAAACGGTGAAGGCGTTTGCTACAGAAGCCCAGGAACTGAAGCGCCAACGGCAACGCATCGATCGCGAGTTCAAGGTGCTGGACTACCGGATTCACAAAGGCTACGTCATCCTGGGCACCTATGAACGCACGATCGTGCAAACCTGTGTCTTCCTGGTACTGGTATTCACGCTGTTGGCAGCCGTCCAGAGGAAAATTTCTCTGGGACATTTTATTACCGTTCTGACGGTTTCCAGTATGGCCTATGCCGAAGTAGAACCGATCAGCCAGTTAGCCGAGGTGTTTGCCCGTCGCTATGCGGCAATGATTCGCTTTCACGAATTTATGCGATTGCCTTCTGGGAAAGATGCTGGCAGCTTGATCCGGTATGGGGATGGTACCTTACCCTATCAGTTCACAGGCAAGGTGGAGTTCTCCCACTTGAGCTTTGGATATGACACCGATCGCCCCGTGCTGCAAGATATCAACCTGCTGATTGAACCCTACCAGACGGTGGCACTCGTCGGACGGTCAGGGTCGGGTAAATCTACTCTAGTGAAGCTGTTGTTTCGCTATTTTGAGCCTGATGAGGGAGCCATTCTGATGGATGGGCAGGACATCCGCCAATTGGATATAACGGGTTACCGGAAGCGGTTGGCGATCGTTCACCAGGAAGTGGATATCTTCAACGGCACCCTGCTGGACAATCTCACCTACGGCAACCCCAGTGCTACTTTTGAGCAAGTCAAGGAAGCGTGTCGGATTGCCCAGGCAGACGATTTTATCCGGCAGATGCCCAATGGTTATGCCACGGTGGTTGGGGAACGGGGCGTGCGCCTGTCGGGGGGGCAGCGTCAGCGGATCGGGATTGCCCGTGCCCTGATTATGGAGCCTGATGTCCTGATCTTTGACGAAGCCACTTCTAGCCTGGACTATGAATCGGAGCGATCGATCCAGTTGGCAATGCGTTCCATTTTAGGTACGCGCACACTGATCATCATTGCCCACCGACTCAGCACCATCCGCGAAGCCGACAAAATTGTTGTGCTGGAGAAGGGTCACATTGTGGAAGTTGGCAGCCACGAGCAACTCCTAAACCACGGCGGGATCTACCAACGTCTGCATTCGTTGCAGGAAACGGGCGAGTTGTTGGCTTAG
- a CDS encoding glutathione S-transferase family protein: MLELYQFELSHYVEKVRLILDYKGLAYRKVEITPGIGQIELMRMSGHRQVPVLKDGNEIIPDSTAIAEYLEKQYPQQPIIPTDPKQRGLTLLIEQWADTSIGLNARKALIGTLNQDQNFRTAFLPKSTPDIVKDLIGAVPNDLLSFLGQGIGFGPDAIKTATDSLKRDLAALCFILTEQPYLVTDHPTLADFAVAGLSMYIKFPDGPYLDIPDVLKGKGVPGIADIGTFEPFFTWRDKLYADFRKFSTATSSTPPTSIDIE, encoded by the coding sequence ATGCTAGAGCTATACCAATTTGAACTGTCTCACTATGTGGAGAAGGTGCGCCTCATCCTGGACTATAAAGGTCTGGCGTACCGCAAGGTTGAAATAACTCCTGGAATTGGACAAATTGAATTAATGCGAATGTCAGGTCACAGACAGGTGCCCGTCCTGAAAGACGGCAACGAAATTATTCCTGATTCAACGGCGATCGCCGAGTACCTGGAAAAGCAGTATCCCCAACAGCCCATCATCCCAACCGACCCCAAGCAGCGTGGTTTAACGCTGCTGATAGAACAGTGGGCAGATACCTCGATCGGCTTAAACGCCCGTAAAGCCCTGATTGGCACACTGAACCAGGATCAAAATTTCCGTACTGCCTTCCTGCCCAAATCTACCCCCGATATCGTCAAAGATTTAATTGGCGCAGTCCCCAACGATCTCCTTAGTTTTCTGGGGCAGGGAATCGGGTTTGGCCCCGATGCAATTAAAACCGCCACGGATTCGCTAAAGCGGGATCTTGCCGCCCTCTGCTTCATCCTGACGGAACAACCCTACCTGGTCACCGACCATCCCACCCTGGCAGATTTTGCCGTTGCGGGATTGAGCATGTATATCAAATTTCCCGATGGTCCCTATCTCGATATTCCCGATGTCCTTAAGGGCAAAGGAGTCCCCGGCATTGCTGATATAGGCACGTTTGAACCCTTCTTTACCTGGCGCGATAAGCTCTACGCCGACTTCCGCAAATTTTCAACCGCAACCTCCTCAACGCCACCAACATCGATCGATATTGAGTAA
- a CDS encoding IS110 family RNA-guided transposase, protein MTPEKIWVGIDVSKETLDVYILPQGLSLQLPNSEAGVQSLIEQLQEMSVHLVVLESTGGLERTVVVGLHNATIAVAVVNPRKVKGFAIALGKAKTDRIDAEVIARFAQSVNLQPQAVVAPIAQQLSDLMHRRQQLVEIQVAEKNRLARASQTVQPDIEEHLKHLAQRLDALNEQIQTLGQQQADWQRKDQILQSVKGIGPLTAALCLVELPELGKLNEKQIARLVGVAPLNQDSGKHKGKRRISGGRTRVRCGLYMAVLVATRHNPVIRDFYQRLLSKGKPKPVALVACIRKLLVILNAMIRDNTLWQTPA, encoded by the coding sequence ATGACACCTGAAAAGATATGGGTTGGGATTGATGTCAGTAAAGAGACACTGGATGTGTACATCCTGCCGCAGGGGTTGAGCTTACAGTTGCCCAACAGCGAGGCAGGAGTGCAAAGCCTGATTGAACAACTTCAAGAAATGTCAGTGCACTTAGTGGTGCTCGAATCGACGGGTGGATTGGAACGAACCGTTGTTGTGGGATTGCACAACGCTACGATTGCTGTTGCCGTCGTCAACCCTCGAAAAGTCAAGGGATTCGCCATTGCTTTAGGCAAAGCGAAGACCGACAGAATTGATGCCGAAGTCATTGCTCGCTTTGCTCAAAGTGTGAACCTGCAACCGCAAGCCGTCGTTGCCCCAATCGCACAACAACTCAGTGACCTGATGCACCGCCGTCAGCAATTGGTCGAAATCCAAGTGGCAGAGAAGAATCGCTTAGCGCGTGCCTCACAAACCGTGCAACCCGACATCGAAGAGCATCTCAAACACTTAGCGCAACGCCTCGATGCCTTGAATGAGCAGATTCAAACTCTCGGTCAACAGCAAGCCGATTGGCAACGCAAAGACCAGATTTTGCAATCGGTGAAGGGCATTGGTCCCCTCACTGCCGCTCTGTGTTTGGTGGAACTTCCCGAACTCGGCAAGCTCAACGAAAAACAGATTGCTCGTTTGGTCGGCGTCGCGCCCCTCAACCAGGACAGTGGCAAACACAAAGGCAAACGCAGGATTTCTGGAGGACGCACTCGCGTTCGTTGTGGGTTGTATATGGCAGTTCTGGTTGCCACTCGTCACAACCCTGTCATTCGAGACTTCTATCAACGCTTGCTCTCAAAAGGCAAACCTAAACCTGTTGCCCTCGTTGCCTGTATCCGCAAGCTTCTGGTCATTCTCAATGCCATGATTCGCGACAACACGCTCTGGCAAACTCCTGCTTAG
- a CDS encoding MoaD/ThiS family protein, translating to MQEPQITVTIKLFAAYQEACGVPEMEMAFPVGTAVAAVADRLIANHPQLAQWRELTRFGINLQFVDPATLLQNGDEVVLIPPVSGG from the coding sequence ATGCAGGAACCTCAGATCACCGTTACCATCAAACTGTTTGCGGCTTACCAGGAAGCCTGTGGTGTCCCAGAGATGGAAATGGCGTTTCCAGTGGGGACTGCGGTTGCAGCGGTGGCCGATCGCTTGATTGCTAACCATCCCCAACTTGCCCAATGGCGAGAGTTGACCCGGTTTGGGATTAATCTCCAGTTTGTCGATCCAGCTACGCTGCTGCAAAACGGGGATGAGGTCGTTCTGATTCCTCCGGTCAGCGGTGGTTGA
- a CDS encoding sensor histidine kinase: protein MQAGVNIVPKWLLPTLSEILALNDPTWTVQYQPFTQNGEGENSGLRRPPSRIALQRVRAEREWAGAIAALEMMLQQATTVDSPICCDGQPATQGIVLSGPLPVLSQPDLMTKISTWSLTANPLHITNWFPFKLLPAVGHPATIAENSPTASSLPLLPDDPLASEQFCLVLTPQFSLVMVLGETLLEQPAFMFSFMPDVVQQAWEAIRPRILLMSSPQVERLDELIHHFAPVAPDYKTVMQFSRLMLAHLPEPLEELEGERREKSKRQSHEINPKQSPEEQNADLNSEDSATVKKFRAKRAGGDREPSPPEDRAPDVELLKALAHEIRTPLTTIRTLTRSLLKRTDLSPDVLKRLNMIDRECSEQIDRFGLIFRAVELETSATRHAGMSLIRTSLEQVFQASIPRWQKQASQRQLTLDVVLPQKMPMVVSDPIMLDQALTSLIERFTRNLPSGSHITVEVTPAGSQLKLQLQSHLQNTQSQSASQGAYSHHAGYEPLLKSLGQLLMFQPETGTLTLNLAVTKNLFQALGGKLIVKQRPQQGEVMTVFLPLEGNSSGGVDA from the coding sequence ATGCAAGCAGGGGTAAATATTGTGCCCAAGTGGTTATTGCCAACCCTAAGTGAAATTCTGGCGCTGAACGATCCGACCTGGACGGTGCAGTATCAGCCGTTTACTCAAAATGGGGAAGGGGAAAATTCTGGTTTGCGGCGTCCGCCGAGTCGAATTGCATTGCAACGTGTACGGGCGGAACGGGAATGGGCTGGGGCGATCGCAGCACTAGAGATGATGCTCCAGCAGGCAACGACGGTTGATTCCCCGATTTGCTGTGATGGGCAACCAGCGACGCAAGGAATTGTGTTATCGGGGCCTCTGCCAGTGCTGAGCCAGCCCGATCTGATGACAAAAATTTCTACCTGGTCCCTAACGGCTAATCCGCTCCACATTACCAATTGGTTCCCGTTTAAACTGTTGCCTGCGGTTGGTCACCCCGCAACGATCGCGGAAAATAGCCCGACCGCCTCTTCCCTCCCCCTGCTGCCAGACGATCCCCTGGCAAGTGAGCAGTTTTGCCTGGTTTTGACCCCCCAATTTAGCCTCGTGATGGTTCTGGGGGAAACGCTGCTGGAGCAACCTGCGTTTATGTTTTCGTTTATGCCTGATGTGGTGCAGCAAGCCTGGGAGGCTATTCGTCCCCGCATTTTGTTGATGAGTTCGCCTCAAGTCGAACGGTTGGATGAACTGATCCATCACTTTGCCCCGGTTGCACCGGATTACAAAACGGTGATGCAATTCAGCCGTCTCATGTTGGCGCATTTGCCAGAACCGTTAGAGGAACTGGAAGGGGAACGGCGCGAGAAAAGCAAACGGCAAAGCCATGAAATTAATCCGAAGCAGAGTCCAGAGGAGCAAAATGCAGATTTAAACTCCGAAGATTCAGCTACGGTGAAGAAGTTTCGGGCGAAGCGGGCAGGGGGCGATCGCGAACCCTCGCCCCCGGAGGATAGGGCACCCGATGTTGAACTACTCAAGGCACTGGCCCACGAAATTCGCACCCCATTGACCACCATTCGTACCCTGACGCGATCGCTGTTGAAACGAACCGATCTTTCACCCGATGTACTGAAACGCCTGAATATGATCGATCGGGAGTGCAGCGAACAGATCGATCGATTTGGCTTAATCTTTCGGGCAGTGGAGCTGGAAACGTCTGCCACTCGTCATGCTGGCATGTCGCTGATTCGCACTTCCCTGGAGCAGGTGTTTCAAGCGAGTATTCCGCGCTGGCAAAAGCAAGCAAGCCAACGCCAATTGACCCTGGATGTGGTTTTGCCCCAGAAAATGCCGATGGTGGTTAGCGACCCGATTATGTTGGATCAGGCGCTAACCAGCCTGATTGAACGATTCACGCGCAATCTTCCCTCCGGTAGCCACATCACGGTCGAAGTCACACCAGCCGGGAGTCAGCTTAAACTGCAACTCCAGTCTCATTTACAAAACACCCAGTCCCAATCTGCGAGTCAAGGCGCTTATTCCCATCATGCAGGCTATGAACCCCTGCTTAAGTCTCTGGGGCAACTCCTGATGTTTCAACCGGAAACGGGCACCCTCACCCTTAACCTGGCAGTGACCAAGAACCTGTTTCAGGCATTGGGCGGCAAACTGATTGTGAAGCAGCGTCCCCAGCAGGGGGAAGTGATGACTGTGTTTTTGCCGCTGGAAGGTAATAGTTCTGGTGGGGTGGATGCTTAA
- a CDS encoding Cof-type HAD-IIB family hydrolase translates to MQNPNDIRLLVLDIDGTIAGISNTVREPVKQAIRAAQAKGIQVAIATGRMYRSALRFHQEIGATLPVIAYQGALIKDPVNQTVYRHWPLSKSQALQLLDYFEQPELRSLLSVHFYIDDQLYVRELTPETKSYIERSTAKPIIVGDLRRTLDTPPTKILALSDDTVLIDGLLSSLQSRYTPAELYFTKSVATFFEATDPRVNKGTAVRYLAEEYLGLTAANVMAIGDNFNDVEMIEYAGIGVAMGNGPAAVQARANWVAPDVELDGVAAAIAEFL, encoded by the coding sequence ATGCAAAACCCAAACGATATTCGACTTCTCGTGCTGGATATTGATGGCACGATCGCAGGCATCAGTAATACCGTGCGAGAACCTGTCAAGCAAGCAATTCGGGCTGCCCAGGCAAAGGGAATTCAGGTGGCGATCGCAACGGGGCGAATGTATCGTTCTGCGCTGCGGTTTCACCAGGAAATTGGTGCAACGCTACCTGTCATTGCATACCAGGGAGCGTTGATTAAAGATCCGGTCAATCAGACTGTTTATCGCCACTGGCCCCTGTCTAAATCTCAGGCGTTGCAGCTTCTCGATTACTTTGAACAGCCAGAACTCCGATCGTTGCTGTCCGTTCATTTTTATATTGATGATCAGCTCTATGTGCGTGAGTTAACTCCAGAAACCAAGAGTTATATCGAACGCTCTACAGCAAAACCGATCATTGTGGGTGATTTGCGGCGCACCCTGGACACACCACCGACCAAAATTCTAGCCCTGAGTGATGACACAGTTCTAATTGATGGGCTATTAAGCAGTTTGCAGAGCCGCTACACCCCAGCAGAACTCTACTTTACAAAATCGGTCGCGACTTTCTTTGAGGCAACCGACCCACGAGTGAATAAGGGAACGGCGGTGCGTTACCTGGCAGAGGAGTATTTGGGACTGACAGCGGCAAACGTGATGGCGATCGGCGACAATTTCAACGACGTAGAGATGATTGAATATGCCGGAATTGGCGTTGCGATGGGCAATGGACCAGCGGCAGTCCAAGCCAGGGCAAATTGGGTTGCACCGGATGTGGAACTGGATGGGGTAGCAGCGGCGATCGCGGAATTTTTATGA
- a CDS encoding cation diffusion facilitator family transporter: MTEAKGRRAASRQVLLASLWLTLLVLAVKVWISWATHSLSLISESLHTLIDGFSILLSLISVSSSLPSGREGWGHSRLEAAISFLLVAFLGFACVGLLAVSLQQLESIFTTSNAVLPVKINPPLLQLLGVVMAISFCLASFERYQARVLDSIALRFNAKHLFQDSWLMIVVLAGLVGVWSGSTWLDPALAIVMVITAIASCCRVFAWQLPSLLRQIAIAPEALAQTIHQVEGITHCYAINSRGLVGRQVFVEMHLILHPECMGVARSIAERVEQVIRDRYGPAKVVIYIDSTEQPKNK, encoded by the coding sequence ATGACTGAGGCAAAGGGTCGGCGGGCGGCAAGTCGCCAAGTTTTGTTGGCGTCGCTTTGGTTGACGCTGCTGGTATTAGCAGTAAAAGTTTGGATTAGTTGGGCAACCCACTCGCTCAGCCTGATTTCCGAGTCTCTCCATACATTAATTGATGGATTTAGTATTCTATTAAGCCTGATCTCGGTTTCGTCTTCCCTGCCTTCAGGACGAGAAGGGTGGGGACACAGCCGACTGGAAGCCGCGATCTCCTTCCTGCTCGTTGCCTTTCTGGGGTTTGCCTGTGTGGGCTTACTGGCAGTCTCGTTGCAACAGTTGGAGTCCATTTTCACCACCTCCAATGCGGTTCTGCCCGTCAAGATTAACCCGCCACTGCTCCAACTCCTGGGCGTTGTGATGGCGATCAGTTTTTGTTTGGCAAGCTTTGAGCGCTATCAGGCGAGGGTGCTGGACAGCATAGCCCTACGATTTAATGCCAAACACCTGTTTCAAGATTCCTGGTTGATGATTGTCGTACTGGCAGGGTTGGTTGGGGTCTGGAGTGGATCTACCTGGCTCGATCCGGCTCTGGCAATTGTCATGGTGATAACGGCGATCGCTAGTTGCTGTCGGGTGTTTGCCTGGCAGTTGCCGTCGCTGCTGCGTCAAATTGCGATCGCCCCTGAAGCTCTGGCACAAACGATTCATCAGGTGGAAGGCATTACCCATTGCTATGCGATTAATTCCCGTGGCTTAGTCGGGCGGCAGGTGTTTGTCGAAATGCATCTGATCCTGCATCCAGAATGTATGGGGGTTGCAAGATCGATCGCCGAACGGGTGGAACAGGTGATTCGCGATCGCTACGGCCCAGCCAAGGTGGTAATCTACATCGACAGCACTGAGCAGCCTAAGAATAAATAG